The proteins below come from a single Miscanthus floridulus cultivar M001 chromosome 1, ASM1932011v1, whole genome shotgun sequence genomic window:
- the LOC136504136 gene encoding SNAP25 homologous protein SNAP32-like, which yields MSVPMYKKQNSLGTPAHKTNPFDSDSDSEGPSRAQSVPVRRTNQSVQELEDYAITKARETTHKVNDCVRAAEAIREDATQTMLTLHRQGEQIMRSHQVAADIEQDLTVSEKLLGSLGGLFSKSWRPKRNQQIKGPVSGNNYSATTANLTEQRWKLGIAPAHQERPSHVQTTPVSAMEKIQAERSKQDDALSDLCSTLGQLKEMAVDMGTEIDRQNKALVPFSDDVDELNFRLKGANQRGRRLLGK from the exons ATGTCGGTGCCAATGTATAAGAAACAAAATTCATTGGGCACCCCTGCCCACAAGACAAACCCGTTTGATTCTGATTCTGATTCTGAAGGGCCATCAAGGGCACAGTCTGTCCCAGTACGACGCACCAATCAATCTGTGCAAGAGTTGGAAGATTATGCTATAACCAAAGCACGAGAAACCACACACAAAGTAAATGATTGTGTCAGGGCTGCTGAAGCCATCAGAGAAGATGCTACACAAACCATGCTAACTTTGCACCGTCAAGGTGAGCAGATCATGCGGTCTCATCAAGTAGCAGCTGACATTGAGCAGGACCTTACAGTG AGTGAGAAGCTCCTGGGAAGTCTGGGTGGACTATTTTCCAAGTCATGGAGGCCAAAGAGAAATCAACAGATAAAAGGACCAGTCTCAGGAA ATAACTATTCTGCGACGACAGCTAACCTCACGGAACAGAGGTGGAAGCTAGGAATTGCCCCAGCACATCAAGAACGTCCCAGTCATGTACAAACCACACCTGTATCTGCAATGGAAAAAATTCAG GCTGAGAGATCAAAGCAGGATGATGCGCTCTCTGACTTGTGTAGCACATTGGGACAACTCAAGGAAATGGCAGTGGATATGGGCACAGAAATTGACAG GCAAAACAAAGCTTTGGTTCCTTTCAGCGACGACGTCGATGAACTGAATTTCAGACTGAAAGGTGCGAATCAACGGGGACGCCGGTTGCTGGGCAAGTGA